Below is a window of Halomicrobium mukohataei DSM 12286 DNA.
TACGTCCTCGACCAGTTCCTCCACATGGGCAGCGAGGCGGCCGACGCTTTCGACGAGCTCCACCAGCGCGCACAGAAGCGCGACAAGCTCCCGATCCGGATCCTCGGAAAGATGGGCGACGAACGTGCCGCCGACACTCTCCACGACTTCATCGAGGGCGACGGCGATCCGGCGCTCCAGAAGGTGACGCTGCGCGCACTGGGTGAGATCGGCAGCGCAGACTCCGTCCAGCCCGTCGCCAACCGACTCGTGGCCGAGGACGACGAGGTCCGCTCGGTCGCGGCTCGCGCGCTGGGCCTGCTCGGCGACACCCGCGCGATCGAGCCGCTGGCCGACGTACTCGACGAGGACGACGTGGACTCCGTTCGAGCCTCTGCCGCGTGGGCACTGCGCCAGATCGGCACGGCCCGCGCGCTGGACGTGGCCGGCGAGTACACCGACGACGAGGCCTACCTCGTCCAGGCCGAGGCCGAGAAAGCCGCGAGCGTCTGAGCGTCTCACCCGTAGTTTATCAGGGAAGACGGCCCATCCCGTCTCGATGGTCCGTTTCGCCCCGCTCCTCTGTGTCTGCTGTCTGTTCCTCGCAGCGAGTGCTCTCCCGGCCGTCGCACAGGACGAGACGACACCGTCTGCTCCGCACCCGGAGATTGTCGCCGCGTATCCGGACCCGATCGCCGACGGCGACGCGGGCGAGTTCGTCGTCCTCCGGCTCCCCGCCGAGGCGGAGCTCGCCGGCTACGTTTTCACCGACGGCGACACGACCGTCTCGCTGTCGAACGTCTCTCGGCGGGGGCGAGTCGCTCTCTCTGCCGGACCCGACCGCGCTCGCAATCACACGGCCGCGCCGGTCGTCGCGGTCGACCGACTCGGACTCGCCAACGGCGGCGAACACCTCCAGGTGCGTCGGAACGGGACCGTCGTCGACCGAGCCGTCTATCGCGACACGGAGGAGGGCGAACGCGTCACCTGGAACGGGACTGAGCCCGTCTGGCGACCGATCGGTGCGACGGACCGGCCGGTGGTGTCGGCAGAGGGAGGCCACGTCCGTGCGTTCGTGCTCCCGGACGGCCCCGCCGTGCCGATCCAGACGGTGCGTGACGCCGACGACCGCGTCCTCCTGGCGGGATACACCCTCACCTCCGGCCGGGTCACCGACGCGCTCGTCGCGGCACACGAACGGGGCGTCACGGTGCGCGTCCTGCTGGAAGGCGCGCCGGTCGGCGGGCGCACGCGCCAGGGCGCACGACGACTCGACCGTCTGACCGAGGCCGGGATCGAGGTTCGCCTGATCGGCGGCGAGTACGCACGCTACGACTACCACCACGCGAAGTACGCGGTCGCCGACGACCGCGCGCTCGTCCTCACCGAGAACTGGAAGCCGAGCGGGACCGGCGGCCACAGCAGCCGCGGCTGGGGTGTCCGAACGAACCAGTCCCGCGTCGTCGACGGTCTCGCGGCGACGTACCTGGCCGACGCCAGCGGTCGCGACGCGCGCCCCTGGTCGCAGTTTCGCCGCGGCCGCTCCTTCGAACGGGGCGCGGTCTCGAACGCGAGCTACGAGACGACCGTCGCTCCCGAGACCGTCCCCGTCGAGGAGACGACGCTGCTGGTGACTCCGGACAACGCCGAGCCGCGACTGGTCGATCGGCTGGACGGAGCCCAGACCTCGATCGACGTGATACAGGTGTCGCTGGGATGGGACGGCACGCTCGCCGACGCGCTCCGACGCGCCGCCGACCGCGGCGTCCGCGTTCGCCTCCTGCTGTCCAGCGCGTGGTACGTCCGCGAGGACAACGAGCGTCTCGCCGAGCGCTTCGAGGAGTGGGCCAGCGCCAACGACGCACCCCTGTCGGTTCGCCTCGCCGACCCTGCGGGACGCTACGAGAAGATCCACGCGAAGGGCGCGATCGTCGACGACCGCCGCGTCGTTCTGGGGAGCCTCAACTGGAACGACCGGGCGGCCGCGAACAACCGCGAGACGGTCCTCTTACTGCGTGGCTCTGCGGTGGCCGACTACTACGGAACGGTGTTCGACGCCGACTGGCGGGGCGGTCGCTCGCCGCTGCCCTACGGACTGCTCGCGGCGGTCGCTGGCTGTCTCGGACTGGCCCTGATCGTCGGCGGGAAAATCAGGTTCGAACGACGGTAGGTCAGTCCTGGCTCAGCACGCCCGTGCTCTGTAGTTCCTCGTCGATCTCGGCGTCGGCCATCTTCTCGACCAGCGCGTCGATCACCTGTTCGCGCATCCCCTTGACGAACTTGATGGAGCCGACGACGAGGTGGCCCCCGCCGCTGACGCCGCCGCCGTCGATCTCGTCGCTCAGCTCGGTGACGTACTCCGGAATGTCGAGGCGGACGCCGTCAGAGCGGAGGACGGCGAAGTCCGGACCGTAGCCGATCGTGATGACGGGATCGCCGGTCTCCTCGACCTTGCGGTCGTGGATCTTGCCCGTGGTCTTGCCCGGCGCAGGGTAGGTAAAGCGATGGGCGTGGTGTTCCACGTCGATCTGGTAGAGGTGTGCGCCGTTGTCCAGGCGCTCGTGTTCGAGGTGGTCCATCGCGGCGTCGAGCTGGGTGTCGACGTCTCGCTCGGCCCGCGTCGAGAGGAACTCGACGATCTCCTCGTGGCGGTCCCGGTCGTCGCAGTTGACGTTCAGCGCGTCGTCGATCAGTTCGCGACCGTCGTCGTACTTGAGCCAGAAGGTCGCGTAGTCGAGTGCTTCGCCGACGTCTCGGAGGTCCGCCTCGTCGTAGCCCTCCTGTCGGGCCAGCTCGACGTACTCGGGCATGGCCTCGCCCTCGGAGCGGTCCGAGACTCCGGCGACCGCCGGGACGTGGCGCAGCTCGTCGGTCAGCGACGGGTCGATCATGCGGGCGAGTTCGACGCACATCATCCCGGTCGTGATCCGGTAGTCCTCGTCGTGGAGGTAGGGGTTGACGTGGGCGTCGATCAGCGGCTCGACGGCCTCGGGATCGGGGTGGTGGTGGTCGACGACGACCACGGGGATGTCGTAGTGTCGGAGGTTCCGGTAGGCCGGCGTGTCCTCCTCGGTCGAGCCGTTGTCGAGCATCAGGACCAGCGGAAGCTTCTGGCCGTGACGCTCGCGGTTCTCCAGCGCGAAGTTGAGGTCGCGGGTCACGTCCTCCAGCTCGTAGTAGGGTGCCTTGCTCGGCAGCCGCTTGAGCATGTGTCGGCCCGCCTCGTCGTCCTGGTAGTGCCGTGCGACGAACCGCTCTAGCGCGAGCTGTAGCGGGACGCTGGCACAGAGGCCGTCGCCGTCGGCGTGGTGTCGCATCCGGATCGGCCGCCCTTCGAGGACGGTCCGACGGAGCTGCCGGGCCACGTCTCTGAGGTCGTCCCACAGCTTCTCGAAGGCCGGCCACTCGACCAGCGGGTCGATGTCGGCCGGCTCGGCGGCTTCGTCCAGCGCCTCGTCGATGTCGTCACGGACCGCCCGCTCGCGGTCGCCCCCGAGGACGGTCAGCTCATCGACCTCGACCTGGACGCCGCCGTTGCGGCTCTCGACGCGGCCGGTCACCTCGGCCACGTCGCCGAGGTCGACGGCTGGGAACGCCCGGACGCCGGCCTCGTCGAAGGCCGCGCAGGGAACGACGCCGCTCTCGTCTCGGAGCTGGAAGATCGTCGGCCCGCCGGTCTGTTTGATCTGGAGGACCTCGCCCCGGACCGTGACGGTCTCGCCGGTCACGTCCGCGAGGTCGTCGACGACGGCGTCGGTCCCGCGGCCGACCGCTTCGGTCGTGTAGTCGGCGAACTGGACCTCTTCGAAGCTCACGTCGCCGTTCTCTCGCACCTCGGCGAGCTCGACGACGAGCTCGTCGCCCACGTCGTAGTCGCCGACGAGGTTCGAGTCGTGAACGAGTCCGGACAGTTCTTCCGAGAGATCGACGAAGACGCCGTACTCGACGACGCCGTTGACTGTACCAACGTAGCAGCTGCCCTCCTCGACGTCGTCGAGGGTGCAGCCGTCAGCGAGTTCGTAAACGACGGTTCCCCCGTCGGGAACCGGGGCACCCGTGTCGGTGCCGGCTGGCGGAGACATTTGACCTGTCTTGGTCGCTACCGCGTTTTTATGCTTCGGTATCGTCGCGCCGGCAACTGCCCGTCACGCCGACCGGACAACGGCGACGCACGCCGTCGTCTCGACCTCCGCCCGGGCGGGCGTTCGTACGGAACGTCGCCTCTTCTCCGTGGTCGCTCCCACCGCACGCTCCTCGGAAAGTTTAGAAGGCGCGATACCACACGTTCAGACATGGGCCTGTTTCGCTCGGGCGGGATCCTCGGCATCGCCGACTCCGCGCTCGAGTTCGCCCTCGCGGCGTC
It encodes the following:
- a CDS encoding phospholipase D-like domain-containing protein produces the protein MVRFAPLLCVCCLFLAASALPAVAQDETTPSAPHPEIVAAYPDPIADGDAGEFVVLRLPAEAELAGYVFTDGDTTVSLSNVSRRGRVALSAGPDRARNHTAAPVVAVDRLGLANGGEHLQVRRNGTVVDRAVYRDTEEGERVTWNGTEPVWRPIGATDRPVVSAEGGHVRAFVLPDGPAVPIQTVRDADDRVLLAGYTLTSGRVTDALVAAHERGVTVRVLLEGAPVGGRTRQGARRLDRLTEAGIEVRLIGGEYARYDYHHAKYAVADDRALVLTENWKPSGTGGHSSRGWGVRTNQSRVVDGLAATYLADASGRDARPWSQFRRGRSFERGAVSNASYETTVAPETVPVEETTLLVTPDNAEPRLVDRLDGAQTSIDVIQVSLGWDGTLADALRRAADRGVRVRLLLSSAWYVREDNERLAERFEEWASANDAPLSVRLADPAGRYEKIHAKGAIVDDRRVVLGSLNWNDRAAANNRETVLLLRGSAVADYYGTVFDADWRGGRSPLPYGLLAAVAGCLGLALIVGGKIRFERR
- a CDS encoding DHH family phosphoesterase — its product is MSPPAGTDTGAPVPDGGTVVYELADGCTLDDVEEGSCYVGTVNGVVEYGVFVDLSEELSGLVHDSNLVGDYDVGDELVVELAEVRENGDVSFEEVQFADYTTEAVGRGTDAVVDDLADVTGETVTVRGEVLQIKQTGGPTIFQLRDESGVVPCAAFDEAGVRAFPAVDLGDVAEVTGRVESRNGGVQVEVDELTVLGGDRERAVRDDIDEALDEAAEPADIDPLVEWPAFEKLWDDLRDVARQLRRTVLEGRPIRMRHHADGDGLCASVPLQLALERFVARHYQDDEAGRHMLKRLPSKAPYYELEDVTRDLNFALENRERHGQKLPLVLMLDNGSTEEDTPAYRNLRHYDIPVVVVDHHHPDPEAVEPLIDAHVNPYLHDEDYRITTGMMCVELARMIDPSLTDELRHVPAVAGVSDRSEGEAMPEYVELARQEGYDEADLRDVGEALDYATFWLKYDDGRELIDDALNVNCDDRDRHEEIVEFLSTRAERDVDTQLDAAMDHLEHERLDNGAHLYQIDVEHHAHRFTYPAPGKTTGKIHDRKVEETGDPVITIGYGPDFAVLRSDGVRLDIPEYVTELSDEIDGGGVSGGGHLVVGSIKFVKGMREQVIDALVEKMADAEIDEELQSTGVLSQD